In Nostoc sp. ATCC 53789, a single genomic region encodes these proteins:
- a CDS encoding type II toxin-antitoxin system VapC family toxin, whose product MSYLLDTNACIRYLNSSNNPVFHRLNSLPPDDVFICDIVKFELYYGAYKSSNRDKNLATLKIFFDEFVSLPFDGQSADICGYIRSELNKKGTPIGVYDLQIASIALANNLVLVTHNVGEFSRVEGLQYEDWEVAV is encoded by the coding sequence ATGAGTTATTTGTTAGATACTAATGCCTGTATTCGGTATCTTAATTCTAGTAATAATCCAGTTTTTCATCGCTTAAATTCACTGCCACCAGATGATGTTTTTATTTGTGATATTGTAAAATTTGAGCTTTATTACGGAGCTTATAAAAGTTCTAATAGAGACAAAAATCTGGCAACATTAAAGATATTTTTTGATGAATTTGTTAGCTTACCTTTCGATGGTCAATCGGCAGATATTTGTGGTTATATTCGTTCTGAATTGAATAAAAAAGGAACACCAATTGGAGTTTATGATTTACAAATTGCTTCAATTGCTCTTGCTAATAATTTGGTGTTGGTAACTCATAATGTGGGAGAGTTTAGCCGTGTGGAAGGGTTGCAGTATGAAGACTGGGAAGTTGCGGTATGA
- a CDS encoding restriction endonuclease subunit S yields MEVLNNICLDIVDCEHKTAPIQNEGIPSIRTTDIKNGFLDFKGSNKVSEETYQKWTQRLEPKAYDIILAREAPVGQVGILPKGQRVCLGQRTVLIRPNKQKVYPFYLLYLLLSREIQHKMKVRASGSTVEHLNMSDIRNLQLPDLPSLKIQKEIGDTLGNLDAKIENLRRQNETLEAIAQTLFKHWFIDFEFPNADGKPYKSSGGAMIPSELGEIPEGWRVGTLKECLEHLVDNRGKTPVFLTSGIPALSAKFVKKGEIVNKDNLNYISFDLFDKSEKLKIGDVIMTSEAPLGETYFIAQNTQYYPAQRVFALRANDEIISPSYLNYWLTSSIGQSLVQRRASGSTVQGIKQSELYKCEIIIPDKEINNKASKLFMTILLKKELNSDNIQTLAKTRDALLPKLMSGQIRVKE; encoded by the coding sequence ATGGAAGTATTAAATAATATTTGTCTTGACATCGTTGATTGTGAGCATAAAACAGCACCTATTCAAAATGAAGGAATCCCATCTATAAGAACAACAGATATAAAAAACGGATTTCTTGATTTTAAAGGTTCAAATAAAGTATCAGAGGAAACATATCAAAAATGGACACAAAGATTAGAGCCTAAAGCATACGACATAATATTAGCGAGAGAAGCACCTGTTGGACAGGTGGGAATTTTACCCAAAGGACAGCGTGTTTGTTTAGGACAGAGAACTGTTTTAATTAGACCAAATAAGCAAAAAGTTTATCCATTTTACCTTTTGTATCTTCTACTCTCTCGTGAGATACAACACAAAATGAAAGTTAGGGCTTCAGGTTCTACTGTCGAACATTTAAATATGTCAGATATTAGAAATCTACAATTACCTGATTTACCATCATTAAAGATTCAAAAAGAAATTGGAGATACTTTAGGGAATCTGGATGCCAAAATTGAAAATCTGAGGCGACAGAATGAGACTTTAGAGGCGATCGCACAAACTCTATTTAAGCATTGGTTTATAGATTTCGAGTTCCCCAACGCAGACGGTAAGCCCTATAAATCATCTGGTGGGGCGATGATTCCCTCAGAGTTAGGCGAGATTCCCGAAGGTTGGCGTGTTGGGACATTAAAGGAATGTTTAGAACACTTAGTCGATAATCGTGGGAAAACACCAGTTTTTCTTACCAGTGGCATACCTGCTTTAAGTGCTAAGTTTGTCAAAAAGGGAGAAATAGTAAATAAAGACAATCTCAACTATATTTCGTTTGATTTATTCGATAAATCTGAAAAACTAAAAATTGGCGATGTCATAATGACATCAGAAGCCCCACTAGGCGAAACTTACTTTATTGCACAAAATACTCAGTATTATCCAGCACAGAGGGTCTTTGCATTAAGAGCAAATGATGAAATTATTTCACCTTCATATTTAAATTATTGGCTAACTAGTTCTATAGGTCAATCTCTAGTTCAGCGTAGAGCGTCTGGCTCAACAGTTCAAGGAATAAAACAATCAGAATTATACAAATGTGAAATCATTATTCCTGACAAAGAAATTAATAATAAAGCCTCGAAACTGTTTATGACAATTCTATTAAAAAAAGAATTAAATTCAGATAATATACAAACTCTAGCTAAAACCCGTGATGCCTTATTACCTAAACTAATGAGTGGTCAAATCCGCGTCAAGGAATAA
- a CDS encoding type II toxin-antitoxin system prevent-host-death family antitoxin, with amino-acid sequence MKNATVQEAKAYLLELIESVLEGEDVVISREGKPLLRLVRYEAELEPRTLGAWEGRVWIADDFDDESEEINAMFYGK; translated from the coding sequence ATGAAGAATGCAACGGTTCAAGAGGCAAAGGCATATCTTCTCGAATTAATAGAGTCAGTGTTAGAGGGTGAAGATGTGGTCATTAGTCGAGAGGGTAAACCGTTGCTGCGTTTGGTACGCTATGAGGCGGAACTTGAGCCGCGTACTCTTGGGGCTTGGGAAGGGCGCGTTTGGATTGCTGATGATTTTGATGATGAGTCAGAGGAGATTAACGCTATGTTCTATGGAAAGTGA
- a CDS encoding type I restriction endonuclease subunit R: MTALTEDEIEQYQLQLLQNLGYSYSNGYDIQPEGIRQERESFGEVILKDRLPQAISRINPTIPYDAQYQAQREIFNIASSNLLNNNEIFHKYLTEGITVEYQKNGETRGEPVKLIDWEHPENNEFLAVNQFTVIEDNHNHRPDIVLFINGLPLVVIELKNAANEKANLNAAYNQLQTYKSRIPSLFTYNALLVISDGLSARAGSLTAGFNRFSTWKNPTGENQINELEILTNGLLNKQTLLDLIRHFTVFEKSKTEDLKTGIVSITTIKKIAAYHQYYAVNKAVESIINASSQEGARKGGVLWHTQGSGKSLSMVFLAGKLVLNQNLQNPTIVMLTDRNDLDDQLFDTFAGCQQLLRQDPQQAGDREQVRQLLNTNSGGIIFTTVQKFSPADGETLYPQISPRPNIIVLADEAHRSQYGFTAKQVNVLDAEGNVIGKRTKYGFAKYIRQALPNATFVGFTGTPVEQTDKNTPAIFGEYIDIYDISQAVKDGATVPIYYESRLVQVDLDAAGRQLLDELDEDLSFEELSTTQKAKVKQTKLEAIVGSTKRIKQIAQDIVTHFEARQQVNKGKAMIVTMSRQIAVNLYDAIIQLRPDWHSEDLNLGKIKVVITTSAADEGNLVKHHTSKAQRQNLAQRLKDPENSLELAIVCDMWLTGFDAPCLHTMYIDKPLKSHNLMQAIARINRVYFEKTGGLIVDYLGLATELKKALSFYSQSGGKGDLTLNQEVAVGLLLAKLEIVEQIMSGFTYQHYFEADTGEKLNILKNATNYVAAPNIKDRFLSEVIALSKAHSLAVPHPDAIAASETISFFQAIQASLRKLEGSGDGSGLSNQDIETAIRQVVDQALVSDAVINIFDEAGIKNPDISIISDEFMAEVRGMEHQNLAVELLQKLLKDEVKTRSRTNIVQSRKLSEMLEDALRRYRNQVITVGDVLEELLELAKDTKAANARGEELGLEPYELAFYDALSQNQSAQDVMGVDKLRELAIVLVDRIRKNASIDWNLKESVRSRMKVAVKRLLRQYGYPPDMEALAMELVLEQAKVFTEFTVSINT, from the coding sequence ATGACCGCCCTCACCGAAGACGAAATCGAACAATACCAACTCCAACTCTTGCAAAACCTTGGTTATAGCTACAGCAACGGCTACGACATCCAACCAGAAGGCATCAGGCAAGAGCGAGAAAGCTTCGGTGAAGTAATTTTAAAAGATAGACTCCCACAGGCAATATCAAGAATTAACCCCACTATTCCCTATGATGCCCAATATCAGGCACAACGGGAAATATTTAATATTGCTAGTTCCAACCTACTCAACAACAACGAAATATTCCATAAATATCTCACAGAAGGCATCACCGTTGAATATCAAAAAAACGGCGAAACCAGAGGCGAACCTGTTAAATTAATTGACTGGGAACACCCCGAAAATAACGAATTTCTCGCCGTCAACCAATTTACAGTAATTGAAGACAACCATAACCACCGCCCCGATATTGTCCTATTCATTAACGGCTTACCCCTCGTTGTCATCGAACTAAAAAACGCCGCCAATGAAAAAGCCAATCTTAACGCCGCCTATAACCAACTCCAAACCTATAAAAGCAGAATCCCTAGCCTATTTACCTACAATGCCCTATTAGTAATTTCAGATGGACTATCCGCCCGTGCTGGTTCACTTACGGCTGGGTTTAACCGCTTCTCCACATGGAAAAACCCCACAGGCGAAAACCAGATTAACGAACTAGAAATTTTAACTAACGGGCTACTCAACAAGCAAACCTTACTAGATTTAATTCGTCACTTCACTGTATTTGAAAAGTCCAAAACCGAAGACCTGAAAACAGGCATAGTTAGCATTACCACCATTAAAAAAATTGCCGCCTATCATCAATATTACGCCGTTAATAAAGCCGTCGAATCTATCATTAATGCCTCATCCCAAGAAGGCGCACGTAAAGGCGGTGTACTTTGGCATACCCAAGGAAGCGGTAAATCCCTTTCAATGGTATTTCTGGCAGGAAAACTGGTTTTAAACCAAAACCTCCAGAACCCCACCATCGTCATGTTGACAGATCGCAATGACTTAGATGATCAACTATTTGATACCTTCGCAGGTTGTCAGCAACTCCTCAGACAAGACCCCCAACAAGCAGGAGATAGAGAACAAGTCCGCCAACTGCTCAACACCAACTCAGGCGGTATCATTTTTACCACCGTCCAGAAATTTTCCCCGGCTGATGGCGAAACCCTCTATCCCCAAATCAGCCCTCGCCCTAATATCATTGTTCTGGCTGATGAAGCCCACCGCAGCCAATACGGTTTCACAGCTAAACAAGTTAATGTCCTTGATGCCGAAGGTAACGTGATTGGTAAACGCACCAAATACGGCTTTGCAAAATATATTAGACAAGCCTTACCCAATGCTACCTTTGTTGGCTTCACAGGTACACCCGTAGAACAAACCGACAAAAACACCCCCGCTATTTTTGGTGAATATATCGACATCTACGACATCTCCCAAGCCGTCAAAGATGGGGCAACCGTGCCGATTTATTACGAGAGCCGCTTAGTACAAGTTGATTTAGACGCAGCAGGCAGACAACTCCTAGATGAACTAGACGAAGACCTGAGCTTTGAAGAACTTAGCACTACCCAAAAAGCCAAAGTTAAACAAACAAAACTGGAAGCGATTGTTGGTTCTACTAAAAGAATAAAACAGATTGCCCAAGATATTGTCACCCACTTCGAGGCACGGCAACAGGTAAACAAAGGCAAAGCCATGATTGTCACCATGAGCCGCCAAATCGCCGTTAACCTCTACGATGCCATAATTCAACTCCGCCCTGATTGGCACAGTGAGGATCTCAACTTAGGCAAAATCAAAGTTGTAATTACTACCTCTGCCGCCGATGAAGGTAATTTAGTTAAACATCACACCAGCAAAGCCCAACGTCAAAACCTCGCCCAACGCCTCAAAGACCCCGAAAACTCCCTAGAATTAGCCATAGTCTGCGATATGTGGCTCACAGGCTTTGATGCTCCATGTCTGCACACGATGTATATTGATAAACCGCTTAAAAGTCATAATTTAATGCAAGCGATCGCCCGGATTAACCGCGTCTATTTTGAAAAAACAGGCGGTTTGATTGTGGACTATCTGGGACTGGCCACCGAACTCAAAAAAGCCCTATCCTTCTATTCTCAAAGTGGCGGTAAAGGCGACCTCACCCTCAATCAAGAAGTGGCTGTGGGACTACTCCTAGCCAAATTGGAAATCGTCGAGCAAATCATGTCAGGCTTTACCTATCAGCATTATTTTGAGGCTGACACTGGCGAAAAACTCAATATCCTCAAAAATGCCACTAACTACGTAGCTGCACCAAACATCAAAGATAGATTTCTCAGTGAAGTTATCGCCCTATCTAAAGCCCATTCTCTCGCCGTCCCCCATCCCGACGCGATCGCCGCATCAGAAACCATCTCATTTTTCCAAGCCATCCAAGCCAGCCTCAGAAAACTAGAAGGAAGTGGTGATGGTAGTGGACTCAGCAACCAAGACATCGAAACCGCCATCCGTCAAGTCGTAGATCAAGCGTTGGTTTCCGATGCAGTGATTAACATCTTTGATGAAGCTGGTATTAAAAATCCTGACATCTCCATCATCTCCGATGAATTTATGGCAGAAGTGCGGGGCATGGAACACCAAAACCTTGCGGTAGAACTGCTGCAAAAACTGCTCAAGGATGAGGTTAAAACCCGCAGTCGTACCAATATTGTCCAAAGTCGCAAACTCTCTGAGATGTTGGAAGATGCTCTACGCCGCTATCGCAACCAAGTTATCACCGTTGGGGATGTCTTAGAAGAACTGCTGGAACTGGCAAAAGACACGAAAGCTGCCAATGCCAGGGGTGAAGAACTGGGACTAGAACCCTATGAACTTGCCTTTTATGATGCACTGTCACAAAACCAAAGCGCCCAGGATGTAATGGGTGTTGATAAACTGCGAGAATTAGCGATCGTGCTAGTAGATCGCATTCGCAAAAATGCCTCTATTGACTGGAATCTTAAAGAAAGTGTCCGTTCCCGAATGAAAGTTGCAGTTAAAAGGCTGCTGCGTCAATATGGTTATCCCCCCGATATGGAGGCACTAGCTATGGAACTGGTCTTAGAACAAGCCAAAGTTTTTACTGAATTTACAGTCTCAATCAACACATAA
- a CDS encoding tyrosine-type recombinase/integrase has protein sequence MLVRRKNKDYRSREYLTVREVNSILRAAKVYGRYKVRNYALILLIFRHGLRVSEACDLRWDAISFLDEEIFITRKKGSDSGVHPLPVDEIEALKELKELNIGGNYVFIGERGERLTSAAVQRLLTRLGEVAVLNIKIHPHQLRHACGYYLVNEGHSTRFIQEFLGHRDIRHTEKYTKVNSKRFSGIKWNTIDE, from the coding sequence ATGCTGGTACGCCGTAAGAATAAGGATTACAGGTCACGGGAATATCTTACAGTACGTGAGGTAAACAGCATACTGCGGGCGGCAAAAGTTTACGGACGGTACAAGGTGAGGAATTATGCGTTGATACTGTTAATATTTCGCCACGGGCTGCGGGTGTCGGAAGCTTGCGATTTGCGATGGGATGCGATTTCATTTTTAGATGAGGAAATTTTTATCACGCGTAAAAAAGGCAGTGATAGCGGTGTGCATCCGTTGCCTGTGGATGAAATCGAGGCATTGAAAGAACTAAAGGAATTAAATATTGGTGGCAATTACGTTTTTATTGGGGAAAGGGGAGAGAGGTTAACGTCGGCGGCGGTACAAAGATTGTTGACTAGGTTGGGGGAAGTAGCTGTGTTAAACATCAAAATCCATCCGCACCAGTTACGCCATGCTTGCGGTTACTACCTTGTGAATGAAGGGCATAGTACCAGATTTATTCAGGAATTTTTGGGGCACAGGGACATCCGCCACACGGAAAAATATACTAAAGTAAATTCCAAACGCTTTTCTGGCATCAAGTGGAACACAATTGATGAGTAA